Below is a window of Myxococcus guangdongensis DNA.
TTGCGTCCGCCGGGGCGCATCCGTGAGCGAGGCCTCCACACCGACGCGTTGAGCAGGACGCCCGGCATCGCGAGGGAGAGCTCCGCGAGCAGCGCTTCCGCCTGCGCGGGCCGTTCATGCAGCCACGCGCAGCCGAGTCCCAGCTCCTGGACGGACGCGGACCAGGTCGCGGTGCCGAGCGCGCGCAAGGCCGCTTCGGTGAGCGGGTTGTCGTGAAGCAAGAGGGCCATAAGCCCCGACAGATGAGGGGCCTGGGCGAGGGCCTTCACGCCGGCCTCACCCAGGCCGGCTTCCCGCAGCTCCAGGGTGTGGAGGCGGGAGAGGTGGTTTGCCTCCGCCAGGGCCATGGCGCCCTCGTCTCCGATGGGATTGAAGCCGAGGTCGAGCTCCGTCAGCCGATGGAGGTGAGGGCTGGCGAGCAGCGCTCGGACGCCGTGAGCGTCGAGAGCGGTCTCCGCCAGCCGCAGCGTCGAGAGCAGCTCCAGGGAGGGCGCGGTGGCGAGCGCCTCGGCGCCCCATCTGCCGATGGGATTTCTGCTCAGGTCCAGGCTTGTCAGTCGTGCCATCGACGGCGCGTTGACGAGCGCGCTCGTGCCCCGGGCTCTGATGGCGTTCCCGCGAAGGTCGAGCGTGGTGAGTCCCGAGAGGTGTGCGAGGCTCGCGAGCGTCGACGCGGCCCCGTCATCCAGCTCATTGAAGCCCAGCCGCAGCTCGCGCAAGCCCGTCAGTTGGGTGGCTCCGAGCAGGGCCTTCGCGGCGCCCGCTCCATTGTCGCTCATGTCCAAGGACGTGAGCTGGTTCATCCCGGAGGCCACCACCCGCATCCCCGTGACGCCCAGGGCATTGCCCTCGATGTTCAACGCCTCCAACCGGGGCATGCGCTCGACCAGGGCGCGGGCTCCGGACTGCCAGACGCTGTTGCCCTGTATCGAGAGCTTGCGCAGGCCTGTGAGATGGCGCGCCGAGGAGAGGTGCTGGGCGCCCTTGAAGGTGATGCCGCTCCACTCGAGGCCGAGCACCTTCAGCTGCGTCATGTGCGTGGCCCGGGCCAGCTCGTGGACACCGCCGTCCCCGATGAGCTCGTCGGGTTGCTCGCCGCGCGCCGCTTGAGAGCCGACGTGGAGTTCGCGCAGGTGGGCGAGGTGGGGCGACCTCACGAGGCCTCGCATCCCTCCGGGGCTGATGGCGTTGTCGTACAGGTCCAGATGCGTCAATGCGCCCAGGGCGGTGGCTGACGCGAGCTCTCGGGCTCCCTGGAAGCCCAGGAGGTTGTTCCTCAGGTGCAGTTCACGAAGGCGGGAGAGCCCGGTGGCCCGCGCGAACACCTCGCCCGCGTCGGCTCTCAGGTCACAGCCATTGAGGTCCAGCACCGTGATGACGTCGAGCAACGGGGACGCCAGCGCCTGCTCGAGCCACGCCGCGTTCCCGAAGAGCCCGCGCAGCGACAGCGTCCGTACGGGCGCGCCGCGCGAGAGCAGGTGGCCGACCTCCTCGAGCCTTCGAGGTGTCAGCGTCACCGTGTCGACGAAGCCGCGTGACCACTCCACTTCTTGGGGCTTCAGGCCCAGGGGCTCCAGCCACGCCTCCTCGTGTTCGTCCAGGAGGTCGGAGGTGCGCGCGAGGAGCGTGTCCTGGACTTCGACGTCATCCGGGTAGCGCACGAGCGCGCACTGCATGTCGATGAACTCACCCCGGGGGTCGCCCCGCTGGGTGAGCACGTTGGCCAGCGCGAGCCGTGGACCATCGTCCTCCGGCTGGTCGCGAATCGCCGTGATGTGCTCGAAGGAGTCCGTCAATCGTGCGGACGATAATCTCCACCCGGTTGCAGGTGTCAACGGAGGGCGGAGGGGCCGCCCATCGGACCGACGATGCCCGTTCCCGGGGCGCGGGTGTCTGCCGGCGGCGGATGTCTCGCGGGACACCGGAGGCAAGCAGGGGCTGCCAGTCGGGCGGAGGGGCCCACCTCGAGACGGCGGGAGTCCGTCGAGGACGGGTGTCAGGCAGGTGGGACGTGAATCCGCCGGATGCTGGCGAGGGCATTTCCGCCCAGCGAGTGGATGCTGCGCTTCGTGAGGGCGGGTGTCAGGCAGGTGGGATGTGAATCCGCCGGATGCTGGCGAGGGCATTTCTGCCCAGCGAGCGGATGCTGCGCTTCGTGAGAGCGGGTGTCAGGCAGGTGGGAGGCGAATCCGCCGGATGCTGGTGAGGGCATTTCTGCCCAGCGAGTGGCTGCTGCTCTCCGAGCCGTGGCAGGTGTCAGTCGAGCGCGAGTACGCGTCCGGACACTGGCGGCAGAAGGTTTTTCGCGAGGTGCGTTGGTGTCCCGTGGGTCATGTGCCTGGAGGGCATGTGTCGGATGGAAGAGGGTTCATCCCGCGAAGACTTGTCCTGGCGCGAGTTTGTCGGCGCACGGGGTGTTGGCGATCGGGCGGAGATGGCCCGGCCGCCGTGTGTCCTGGGGCGAGTGCTAGCATCAGGCGCGAGGGGGACGGATGCGCGCGCGAGCAGGCTTGATGGGTGTGGTGCTGGGCGCGGTGCTCGTCTCCTTGGGCATCTGCGTCTCGGTGCCACCCGGGCGTGAGGCGCCAGCCGCGGAGCCGCTTCCCGTGGCCACGCCCCCGTCACCCGTGATGAAGGACCCTCCGAAGGCGATGCCGGAGCCCGCGCTCCGTGTGGAGCAGGTGAAGGGCGCGGCCGGAGCGACGGTCCAGGTCGCGGGGCTGGCGCCCGCGGACTCCGCGCTGACGCGCTTCGCGAAGGAGGCGTTGGTGCCGCTGACGGCGGAGGAGCAGGCGCTGCTGCGCGAGGAGTCGGTGGATGACCTGTCGGCGCTCGTGGCGCGCACGGAGCGGGCCTTCCTGGACGCCACCCCCGAGACGCGCGCGCGACTGGAGCGGCGCTACCTCGCGGCGCTCGACCTGGTCGCGAAGCTCTCCGCGCCTCCCACGGAGGACACGCGGGCGCGCGAGGTGGATGCGCGCTACCGGCAGGCGCTCGCCCGGGAGCAGGAGAAGTGGCGGGAGCTCTCACCCGAGGAGCGGGCCCGCGCGCAGGACACGTTCAAGGAATGGTTCTTCCAGGGGGAGCAGACGCGATGAAGGGTTTCATGGGAGCGCTGCGCGCGGTGGTGCTGCTGGCGCCGATGCTGGCGTGGGCGGGTCCGCACTACGTGGCCTCGCGGGACTGGGGCAGCTTCATCTGGTTGAGCACCTGGCTGGAGGCTGGACAGAGCTACACGTTCGAGACGCGAGAGCTCTCGGGCTCCGCGCCGGACACGGTGCTGCACGTGCTGCGTGACAGGAACGGCTGGAGCCAGGTGGCCGTGGGCGATGACTGTCTGGGCGGGACGCGCTCGTGTGTGACCTTCGTGGCACCGGACACGGGCTACTACCGCGTCTGGGTGCGCGCCTACGCGGACGGGCGCGGTGGCACGACGAGCGTGTATCGCAACAACGAGCGCGTCCTGACGAATCAGCCCTTCGGGGGCGTGCCGTTGCTCTTCGCATGGAACGCGAAGGACACCTTCCGGGCCTCGGCGACCACGCCGGGAAGCGGGGACCACCTGCTCTTCCTGCTGCGCTCCAACACGGAGTACCTGCAGCACGATGACGACAGCGGTCCCAAGTACTACCCGCTCATCACGGCGGCGAGCACGCAGAACGTGGGCACGCAGCGCGTGGTGGTGGGCCGCTACCCCGGGAGCACGGGCATGGCGAGCTTCATCCACGACGAGGAGCTGTGGTCCACCATCTTCGACGACAACGACGATGACGAGGATG
It encodes the following:
- a CDS encoding TIGR02996 domain-containing protein, with the translated sequence MTDSFEHITAIRDQPEDDGPRLALANVLTQRGDPRGEFIDMQCALVRYPDDVEVQDTLLARTSDLLDEHEEAWLEPLGLKPQEVEWSRGFVDTVTLTPRRLEEVGHLLSRGAPVRTLSLRGLFGNAAWLEQALASPLLDVITVLDLNGCDLRADAGEVFARATGLSRLRELHLRNNLLGFQGARELASATALGALTHLDLYDNAISPGGMRGLVRSPHLAHLRELHVGSQAARGEQPDELIGDGGVHELARATHMTQLKVLGLEWSGITFKGAQHLSSARHLTGLRKLSIQGNSVWQSGARALVERMPRLEALNIEGNALGVTGMRVVASGMNQLTSLDMSDNGAGAAKALLGATQLTGLRELRLGFNELDDGAASTLASLAHLSGLTTLDLRGNAIRARGTSALVNAPSMARLTSLDLSRNPIGRWGAEALATAPSLELLSTLRLAETALDAHGVRALLASPHLHRLTELDLGFNPIGDEGAMALAEANHLSRLHTLELREAGLGEAGVKALAQAPHLSGLMALLLHDNPLTEAALRALGTATWSASVQELGLGCAWLHERPAQAEALLAELSLAMPGVLLNASVWRPRSRMRPGGRKRRAH